The Magnolia sinica isolate HGM2019 chromosome 9, MsV1, whole genome shotgun sequence genome contains a region encoding:
- the LOC131256268 gene encoding glyceraldehyde-3-phosphate dehydrogenase, cytosolic-like isoform X2, with protein MHEITFSIDDKPKLLSQTYMFKYDSVRGQWKHHELKVKDSKTLLFGDKAVTVSGVRNPEEIPWGETGAEYVVESTGVFTNKD; from the exons ATGCATGAAATAACCTTTTCAATAGATGATAAGCCAAAGCTCCTCAGTCAG ACATACATGTTTAAGTATGATAGTGTCCGTGGACAATGGAAGCACCATGAGCTCAAGGTGAAGGATTCTAAGACCCTTCTCTTTGGCGACAAAGCAGTCACAGTCTCTGGTGTCAG GAACCCTGAAGAGATCCCATGGGGTGAGACTGGTGCTGAGTATGTTGTGGAGTCGACTGGGGTGTTCACCAACAAGGACTAG
- the LOC131256268 gene encoding glyceraldehyde-3-phosphate dehydrogenase, cytosolic-like isoform X1 has translation MVWNDAMLLKLAYEEPTYAHSVERKTYMFKYDSVRGQWKHHELKVKDSKTLLFGDKAVTVSGVRNPEEIPWGETGAEYVVESTGVFTNKD, from the exons ATGGTCTGGAATGATGCAATGCTATTGAAATTGGCTTACGAAGAACCTACCTACGCACACTCGGTGGAGAGGAAG ACATACATGTTTAAGTATGATAGTGTCCGTGGACAATGGAAGCACCATGAGCTCAAGGTGAAGGATTCTAAGACCCTTCTCTTTGGCGACAAAGCAGTCACAGTCTCTGGTGTCAG GAACCCTGAAGAGATCCCATGGGGTGAGACTGGTGCTGAGTATGTTGTGGAGTCGACTGGGGTGTTCACCAACAAGGACTAG